The Labilibaculum sp. sequence GGCCGATTGACCAAGAGATAGAAAATGCTGGTATCCTGTATTGTAAATCCCAAATAACAATGCTGGAATTAAAGCCATAACAACGATCGACATTGTACGCTTTAAATCAATAGCATCTTTTATGTGTGTACCGGTATGGGATGTAATATCGGGAACGAATAGAAAAGTTTCAAATGCCTCGAAAGACGACTGCAACTTTGCAAACTTCCCACCCTTTTGAAATAAGGGTTTCTTTTTATCAAGAAATTTTCTTAGTGCTTTCATTATATAATATTATCCGTTTTTTCTTAGCTCATTTCTTTAATCATCAGATCAATTCCTTTACGAACCAAATCCTGTACATTAATTTTCGATGTACAAACGAATTCGCATAAAGCAAGATCCTCCGGAGCTACTTCGTATATTCCCAACTGCTCCATTTGATCGATATCCTCAATCATAATAGATTTAACCAATTGTTGTGGAAGCACGTCCATAGGCAATACCTTATCGTACTCACCAGTCATTACGAAAGCCCGATGCTCCCCATGAAGATTAGCATCCAAACGGTATTCTTTATTTGGCGTTAACCAAGAGAAGAATGTTTTCGACATTGAGAATTTCTGTAATCCAGGTAATGCCCAACCTAAAAACTCGAACTTATCTCCTTCAGGAATAACGGTAATTTGTGAATCGTAGAAATCAAGAAATCCATCTTCCGAAATTTGAGATCCGGTTAAAACATTACCTGAAATAACCCGAATCTTCTCATCATCTTTCAATTTACCTTTTAAGATATTTCGTACTGATGTTCCTAAAATTGTTTCAAAATAACATGGGGTTTTCACTTCAGATCCGCAAAGTGCAATTTTACGACTAACATCATAAATGCCTTTTAAAAACAATCTTCCAATGAAAACAACTTCCTGAGGACGAATTACCCAAGCTACTTCTCCTTTATTCATCGGGCTAATGTGGTGAATTTGAACACCAACATTTCCTGCAGGATGAACACCTGTAAATTGACGCACTTCTACATTTTTAGCTTCCGAAAAAGTTTTGCTTTGATTCAAATCAGGATTCGTATTTAAATATAACTTTCCATCAGTCAATTTTACCAAAGCATCAAGACCAGCCTGAAATGCTTCTGCCTCATTTCCCAAAAGGAAATCAATATCCGCCGCCAATGGTGCAGTATCGAAAGCTGAAACAAAAATTGCTTTCGGAGTATCTTCAGGTTTCGCAATAACGTCGTAAGGACGTTGACGAATAAATGCCCAAAGGCCACTTTTCAACAACTCTTCCTTTATCTCCTCACGGGAAAGTACGTTAGGATCAGCCTTTTTAAACTCCTGGTATTGAATCTCAGCATCTGCTTGAATTACTACCTCTAAAATCTTTCTTCGTTCTCCACGATTTACGGCAATAACCTTACCACTAACCGGAGAAGCAAAATTAATTTCAGGACAGTACTTATCGAAAAACAGAGAATCTCCTGCTTTTATTTCAGCATCTACCTTAACTTTTAATTTAGGTGTTAATCCGGGGAAATTGGATGGTTTAATGGCGTATGTCTCAGAACGATCAGCTTTTTCAAGTACCTTTTCAGCCTTTCCTGCCAGCTTAATATCTAAGCCTTTTTTGATCTTTTTAACTTCAGACATGTTAAACTATTTGAATTTATTAATTTGCATCAAAAATAACTAATTTAATCTCTAATTCACAATCTTTGCTCCGATACAATACATGTTTCTCAACGTTATATTTATCTAATCTAAGACCTTGTAAAAAATTCGAACACAAATATATAAAGCAATTTTGTATTTTTGAAGCGCTTTGGTCTATTTTTAACCAGTATATATACATATTCATATGCCTAAAAATTTCGTTATTTCTATAAGTATTGTATTCCTTATCATTCCAAAGATATTGTTTGCTTACAATTCTGAACCTGAAACCGTATATTTCAACAAAATAAAGAAAAAAAGCATCCATACTGTTCAGATGCATCCGGCGAACTGGGAACTAACAGAACCAATTATAGAACTTAATGGAGATAATCAACTCCTTTTTTCCTTTGATGACATTGCTGAAAATATTCAGGATTACTCCTACAAAATTATCCATTGCACATCAGATTGGCACAATTCCGGCTTAAGTGAATTCGATTTCATTGATGGTTTTACCCAAAATCAGATTCAAGATTACGAACATTCCTTTACTACCAATGTTGGTTTTGTTCATTATTCCCTGAAAATTCCTAACAACGACATACAATTAAAACTATCAGGCAATTACATCCTTGAAATCTATGAAGATTTCGATCCTGAAAAAGTAATTATCCGCCAACGGTTTATGCTTTTGGATTCAAAAGTTGAAATCAAAGGAGATGTAAAACATCCTATTGCAATTGATTTAAGAGAAACACATCAGGAAGTCGATTTCAGTATTCTTCATCCAGGTTTTACTATTGATAATCCTTACTCTGATTTGCAGGTTGTACTGACCCAAAACAGCAGATTAGATGGTAGTGAGAAAAACCTAAAGCCTGTTTTTATCCGTAAAAATGAATTGGTTTTTGATTACGAAATGGAAAATGTTTTTCAGGGAGGAAACGAATTTCGAAATTTCGATTTAAAAAGCCTGAGGTACCAAAGCCGCTATATCAAAGAAATCACCAAAGAGAATGAACAGACACATGTTCTGTTGACAGACGGAAACATCCGCCATTTTAAACCATACATTTACGAGCAGGATTTAAATGGCCGTTTTTTAATTGATGTTCAGGAAAGAGACGAACCATCTACCGAAGCTGACTATTGCTATGTTACATTTTGCTTGCCGTTCGACAATGAAATTAAGCATGGGAATCTTTATGTTTACGGCGGCTTCTGTAATTGGACTTGTTCTGATAAAAACAAAATGGAATACGATTTTGATACAGGCAGCTACCGCAAAACAATTTTCTTAAAACAAGGATACTACAATTATCAATACGCCTTACTCGAAAATGGAAAAAACACTCCTGACCTGAGCTATATTGAAGGCAGTCATTGGGAAACGGAAAACAACTACATGATTTACGTTTACTATCATGATATAGCTTTAAATTACGATATGCTGATTGGTTACAAAACCATTAATTCAACGTCTAAATTTTAGACCAAAGATCAAAGCACAAGGACCTTGTATGCAAAGTCATTACCCGACAGATTCCTATATGTTGTAAAAGTATTTCCTTCTTAAAAAAAAAGAATACTTTTGACTCCGAAATAGAGAGAATCATTATCTTGCTTTTTCTTAATTTAAATTTAAACACATATGAATCCTGTTTTTAACAAAGGTCGATACAAATCGGACTCGCAGGTATTCAGACGATGGAGCCGAAAAGGCTATGCGGCTTTTGCCAGCATGAACAAGGAAATTACAATTTCCTGTATCAACACCAGTTATAATTTACTGGTTCCATCAACTGAGTGCGGCTTTTCCGGATTTTGCTATGTACCATTAAACAGCAGGGATAAGAATGAGACTGATGAATTGGAAGCCTTGCGCTTCGAACTCATGCAAGTTATGGTACTGCAAAACCAGAGCACAACCAAAACCAGTCAGACTGAACCTCATCAACAAACGAAAAAGGTTCTTTCTACTAATTCCTATTCCCGCAATTTTAGAAACTAAAAAAGAACCTAAGTTATGAGTGATATCAGAAACAACTGGACACACGAAGAAGTTAAAGAAATTTACGACCTGCCATTACTGGATTTGGTGAACAAAGCAGCTAACCTTCACCGCAAGTACCACGATTCTACAAAAATGAACATGAACACCTTAATTTCGGTTCGTACCGGAGCATGTTCACAAGATTGCAGATATTGTGCCCAATCTGCCCGTTACAACACACATGTAAAACCAGTAAAATTAAGCTTGGAGCAGGTTTTGGAAGAAGCCAAAATTGCCAAAGAGAATGGTGTAAAACGTGTTTGCCTGAGTTCTGCCGGCAGAGATGGGAATCGTGATGACCGTTTCAACGAAATGGCTGAGATGATTACCGAAGTAAAAAAGCTTGGACTGGAGGTTTGTTGCACCATGGGAATGATCAACAAAGAAAAGGCTGCAAAATTAGCTGATTTGGGAATTACTGCCGTAAATCACAACATTGATACTTCGGAGCGTCACTACCCTAACATCACCACCACACGTACATACAGTGAAAGACTCGAAACTCTTGCCAATTTGCAGGAAGCGGGTATCTCTTACTGTTCCGGCGGTATTTTAGGGATGGGCGAAACCGACGAAGACCGTATAGAAATGCTTCGCACGCTATCCAATCAGGAAAATCACCCTTACAACGTACCGTTGAATTCATTGGTGCCGGTTGAGGGAACTCCGTTTTTCGGAAAAGAAACCATTGGTATTTTTGAAATGGTACGTGCCGTTGCAACTGCCCGTATTCTGATGCCAAAAGCAGTAATCGCTTTTGCTGCAGGCCGGACCCATTACAGTCAGGAAGGGCAAGCGCTTTGTTTCCTTGCCGGAGCAAACTCCATCTTTTTCGGAGATAAATTGCTTACCGTAAAAAACATGACGGTTAACGAAGATCAGCATTTGCTGGATACCATTGGAATGATACCGACCCGTTATCAGGAGCTGACTACTTTGGAAGAATAGAAATACATTCTACACAATTATATTTACAACAGGAACCTGCTACAAGTATGTCCCTGTTTTTTTTATTCTAAATTTTCTCTTAAAATTGCTCCTTACTTTAACATATGTTTTATAATTTAATTGCCAAAATGAGATAAAACGATGAATCCGATTATTAAATCCATCAAAAAAATCAGCAAAAATGACGAATATAACAGCCACAAAAACGATTGAAGAATTGGTTCTTGAAATTCCTGAAGACAAAATTGTTTTGCCAACAATTCCAGCCGCAATTTGTATTGGCGAGGCTGGAAAACTTCATCAATATGCAATGGAAGATAAAGAAGAGCTTTTAGCAAAAGGATTAAGCGAAGATTTAATTAATGATCTTACACCAAGAGCTAAATTTCTGCAAGACAAACAATCGGAATGGACTGCGGTTTATCAAAAGGCTTTAACCAACACTAAGGAATGGAGTGTGAAAATAAATGAAGCCAGCCAGTTGCAGCGAGAATTAAAACACGACTTTCAGTTTGCTTTCAGAAACCATCCTGAAATTTTAAAGACGCTAAAAAACATACTCGGTGGCAATGGCAATATGGATTTGATTCAAGACATGAGCGACTACCCTGCTTTTGCAAAACAATATCCTGATCCATTAAAAGCCATTAATTTTAACACCGCTAAAATTGACCGTGCCAGTCAACTTTCTCAAGAACTTCTCGATTTGCTGAATAAAGTAGATGGTGTGAAAAACAGTAAAAACAGACCAGAAAAACAGTTGCGCGACAGAGCCTATACCTACCTTAAACAATTGGTCGACGAAATTCGCACCTACGGAAAATATACCTATTGGAACAATGAAGAAAAACTGAAGAGGTATTCGAGCGAATATCAAAGAAAATTTTACGAAAAATACGCACAAGAAAAAGCGACAAAAAAAACAAACTAAAGCACCACAATAGTTGACTTATTTTACAATAGGGTAATCAATCCACCAATAGTACTCATTATTCTCCAATATGATAATGTAATATAGCAATAGAAATCAACTTATTCCAATAGGAATAGTAATTGTTCCAATAGGCTTCTAAAATTAACAATATACATATCAAAATCTACAATAGTAATTACATTTACGACCATTGGGCTTTGTGGAAAGCCCAATGGGTAATAAAAAAACTTACTACCGGTCTAAAAAACGATCAAAGGAAAAATGGTTTGAAAAATAATCAAGCTCAATAGTAAGAAAGCAATAATTAAAACATGACATTTCTTTTTCGATTGTTTTTTCGTAAGTTCACCCCCTATATTAACCGACCACAAACCACAAATGAACGAAAAAAACAAAACCATCTCCCTTTGGGAGTCCCTTATTCCTATTATTTTACTAATTATTCTGCTAAGTGTAAATGCAATTGTTTTTGGCGATGGAGCCATTGAAGGTGCCAATCAGTTTTCACTTTTAATGGTAGCTGCTGTTGGTGGACTAATTGCTCTGCGACATGGTAAAAACTGGGATGACCTTCAGAAAGGGATTGTTGAAAGCATTAGTACGGCAATGCCTTCGATGCTGATATTGCTGTTAATTGGTTCTTTAGCAGGTACGTGGATGATAAGTGGTGTGGTGCCTGCAATGATCTACTATGGATTGGAATTCTTAAATCCGAAATTGTTTTTAATGCTCTCGGTTGTGATTTGTGCCATCGTTTCTGTCGTAACCGGAAGTTCATGGTCGACCATTGCAACCATTGGAGTTGCACTTTTGGGTGTTGGCAATGCAATGGAATACAATAACGCCATTGTAGCCGGAGCAATTATTTCCGGAGCTTATTTTGGTGATAAAATTTCGCCTTTATCGGATACAACCAATCTGGCTTCGGCAATGGCTGAAGTTGATTTGTTTGTACACATCCGTTACATGATGTATACAACGATCCCTTCCATCATTATTACTCTTTTGATTTTTTTGGCGATCGGTTTCAATAAGCAAGGAGAAATAAATCCAGAAAGTATCCGCGAAGTTCAGATTGCAATTAAAGAAACATTCACTATTACACCATGGCTGTTTTTGGTCCCTATATTGCTCTTTGTGATTATCAGCAAAAAAGTGCCTGCCCTGCCTGCAATTTTTACCGGCACATTAATAGGAGGCGTATTTGCCATCATTTTTCAGCCACAGATTATTCAGCAAATTTCAGGAAGCAGCTCCTATATACAAGCTTGTTATCATACGGTAATGCAATCCATCTTTACGGATATTAGTATTCCTGTTCAAAATAAAAATATTCAGGATTTATTATCGACAGGTGGAATGGCCGGGATGCTCAATACCATTTGGCTGATTTTAACCGCTATGGTTTTTAGCGGTGTTCTGGAAACAGCAGGCATATTGCACAAAATCACCGAAACCATGCTGAAAGCAGTTAGTTCCACCGGATCGCTGGTAACAACTACAGTAGCCAGTTGTGGATTTCTGAACCTTACCGCCTCAGATCAATACATTTCTATTGTAGTTACAGGAAGAATGTTTTCGGAATCGTACAAAGATCAGCATTTAAAACCTGAAGTTTTGAGCCGAACTCTTGAAGATGCAGGAACTGTTACCTCTGTGTTAGTTCCCTGGAATACTTGTGGTGCAGCGCAGGCTGGTGCATTGGGTGTAGCTACTGTTGCCTTCGCCCCTTTTTGTTTTTTCAACATCATTAGTCCTATAATGACCATTGCTGTTGCTTACCTAAATATTAAGATCAGAAAAACAACTGATCCTGCTGTAGAATCAGTACAAATATAAATTTAATCACAGCTTTAAAAACTTGTGAAATTCTTACCCTAAAAAAGTTTCTTTTCTTTTTTAAAAGTATGACAATACTCATTACTGATGCTTTGTGTTTTCTTTAAATTTGCAAAGAAAGAAAATAATAAATAACCCTTAAAACCACATCATTATGCCCAAAGGTATATACAACGTTCCTGCCGTAACTAACGAGCCAATTTTATCCTACGCTCCTGGATCTCCAGAAAGAGCTGAATTGCAAGCAACAATTAAAAAAATGCGTTCCGAAGTGATCGATGTGCCTATGTACATTGGTGGTGAAGAGGTTCGTACGGGCAATTTATTTGCAATGACTCCTCCTCATGATCATCAGCATGTATTGGGGCATTATCACCAAGGTGAGAAAAAACATATCCAAATGGCTATTGATGCTGCTTTAGCTGCAAAGCCAGCTTGGGAAGCTATGGCCTGGGAGCATCGCGCTTCTATTTTCTTAAAAGCTGCTGAGTTAATTTCCGGTCCTTACCGTCAGAAATTAAATGCGGCTACTATGTTGGGACAATCGAAAAATGCATTTCAGGCTGAGATTGATTCTGCTTGTGAAATTGCTGATTTCCTTCGTTTCAACGTTCAGTACATGACTGATATTTACAAACAACAACCGATATCTTCAAAAGGAATTTGGAATCGCGTAGAGCAACGTCCGCTGGAAGGATTTGTATTTGCTTTGACTCCTTTCAACTTTACAGCTATTGCCGGTAACCTGCCAACAGCTCCTGCTATGATGGGTAACTGTATTGTTTGGAAACCATCTAAAACTGCTGTTTATTCGGCTAAGGTTTTAATGGAAATCTTTATGAAAGCCGGTGTTCCTGCCGGTGTTATCAACTTGGTATATGTATCTGGTCCTGCTGCTTCTGAAGTATTATTTAATTCTCCGGATTTTGCAGGTATTCACTTCACTGGATCAACAGGTGTATTCCAGGACATTTGGAAAAATATTGGTGAAAACATCCATAAATTCAAGTCTTATCCACGTATCGTAGGTGAAACCGGTGGTAAAGATTATATTTTCATGCACCCGACTGCTCCTGCTAAAGAAGTAGCGACTGCAATCACCCGTGGAGCATTCGAATATCAAGGACAAAAATGTTCTGCTGCATCCCGCGCTTACATTCCTGCAAGCAAGTATGAGGAAGTAATGGCGTTTGTAAAAGAAGATTTGAAAAAAATTAAAATGGGTGGAACTGAAGACTTCACCAATTTTGTGAATGCAGTAATTGACGAAGCTTCTTTCAACAAATTATCTTCAGCTATCGACGCGGCAAAAGCTTCTCCTGATGCAGAAATCGTGGCAGGTGGTACTTACGACAAGTCGGTAGGTTATTTTATTGCTCCAACTATTATCAGAGCTTTAAAACACGATTATATAACTATGGAAGAAGAGCTGTTTGGCCCTATCCTTACCATTTTTGTATACGAAGATGACAAGGTAGATGAGACTTTGGATATCCTTGATAAAGGTTCAATGTATGCCCTTACAGGTGCTATCTTTGCTGATTGTCGTTACGCTATTGAAAAATTAGTGAAACGTTTGACTCATACAGCAGGTAACTTCTATATTAACGACAAACCAACCGGTGCTGTTGTTGGACAACAACCATTTGGTGGCGGCAGAGGTTCCGGAACCAACGATAAAGCAGGCTCTATGATCAACCTATTGCGTTGGGTTTCTCCTCGTACAATTAAAGAAACATTTGTTTCAGCTACAGATTATATGTATCCTAACTTTTTAGAGGATTAATCTTATAAAGATGAGATATCAGATGTAAGATTTGAGAAGAAAAACTTCAGCAAATCAATCTTTTGATAATAAAATTGAATAAAACGACCGGAGTTCTCTTCGGTCGTTTTTCATTTACTTAGCTTTCATCGAATCAAACTTCCTACTCTTTTACATTTCACCCCTCCTACTTTCAGACTTTCACATATTCTTTGTAATTTAGCATGCAAATAGAAACAAAATGAATCAGAAGAAAGCACAAATTATAATTCTCAGAATTGTACGTAACAAATACGTAATCACTTTTCTGATCTTTTATTTTTGGCTTTTCTTTTTCGATCAACACTCTGTTTGGGAACGAAAAGGAAATGAAGATACTATTGAATCCCTTGAAAAAGAAAAGGCTTACTTTATTGAGAAAATTGAAACAGACAAGAATCGGATTCACGAGCTGAAAACCAATCGTAAAAATCTTGAAAAATTCGCCCGCGAACAATATTTAATGAAGAAAAAAGGCGAAGATATATTTATCATGATAGAAGAAGAATAAAAGAAAAGACGTTGCAGGCAACGTCTTTTCTTTTATTCATGATTTTTCTCGTATTCTCTGTAAATCTCCAACAACTCTTTCGCTGAATAAATCCCTTTGGTTTCGATACCAAGATCGATGAGTAGTTGTTTGGCACAAACAACAATGCTCTCCTCATCAATAAATTGTTCGTGAACATTATTCAGGTATTTCAGTACTTTAAAAGCATTAAAAGCCCCAAAGAATTTCTTTCGAAATGATTCAACACTGGAACAGTTTCGGTTAATTTCCTCCAAAGCTTCAAAGAAATTATCCTCTTTTAAATAGGAACGTACGGGACCTGGAAGATCAACAATCAATTTATTTAAATAAGTATCGTAATCAACACCAAAAAAATCATCAGCACGATCAAAAAACTTTTTCACATCCTTAAAAGCAGAGTAATTGTAGGTTTTGTAATCGATAATTCCTTTTTCCATAAAGGTGGAAATGGCTTTGCCTGTTCCAAATGGAACCCGATCTGACTCTCTTGGTGAAGGAATTACCCGGGTGGTTTTAATCTCATAGAACTTACCCAAAGCAATAATTTTCTGCAGAAAATAAAAATCTTCACCTGCCTGCCGGCGATTCATTCCACCTTGCATGATATAAGCTTTCGCCGTAACAGCAAAACTGGAACCTACCGTATGAAAGGCGTGCGGATGACCGGCATACCGCATGGCCAACATGTAATACCGCAGGTAAAGTTCGTACTGAGCAATGGCATCATAAATTGGCTGATCGAATTCTGTTCCCTCCAAAGGATGTTCGTAAAATATGTTAGCTCCATTCGCCTTTGGATGCTTTTTGAACATCTTCTCAATCTCAACAAAATAATTGGCATCACATCCCGAATCGGCATCAAAACCAGTAATAATTCCATTTGGTTTGTCAATTTTATTGAAACGGCTTACCGCCTCATCCATCGCAATTTTTCGCGCCAAACCAACTCCTGCAAATTTCTTAGGCAAATTTGGCTGATGAATTAAATAGAATTTCAACTTCTCATCCTGATGATCAGCCATCCAGTTCGTTGCATCAGCAATGGTTTTCTCATTTTGTGCAAGTATTTCTTTGCCGGCCAACTCTCCTGAATTCACAATTACGATTACTTCTGCATTGCAATCCGGACGTTCGCAATTCCACAAAGCCTCTAAACCTGGAATCAAATCAGGCTCATAAAAGCACGGAATAGTAACAATAATATTTAGTTGTTCCGAAGCTATATCTTTAATATAATCGGGATACAGACGTTGTTTTTTCAGATAGTTATCAGCAAAAGCCATAGTTTTATTTTAGAGTTGAGAATTGATAGTTTCTCCATGGAAACTAATCTTCATTTCTCAATAAACAGCAATTTAAATTTCAGTTCTTAAGATGTCATTTAAAATCTTACATCTTAAAAAAAACAAAGATATAAAAAAGGGCAGATAGCTTGTGTAGCTGATCTGCCCTTAAAATATTTTGTTGTTGAAATTTACTTAGCTGCAGGTTTGTATCTGCTGTTTAAACCAGTAATTATTTCCGCTGTAATATCTAATCCATCCTGAGAAAGAAGAACATTTCCTCCTTTTGTTGTACTTAAAATTAAGCTGTAATTATGAGCAGCATTGTATTCTTTCAAATAGTTGGTAACACTATCGAATAATCTTTTGCTGTTTGCCTGTTGTTCACCCATTAATTGGTTTGAAAGCTCACGATCCAATTGCTGTAAATTCTGTTGTTTTCCAATCAATACACGCTGAGCTTCTTCAGCTCTCTCGCGGCTTAGGAATCCACCATTTTGAACTTTACGTTGAAACTCACCTGCTTCTTTCTCCAATTTCTGAGCCTTGAAGTTAAAATCAGTTCTTGAATCTTCCTGCTTTTTAAGAAATTCCTCATTCAAATCACGAGAAAAATTATAATTAGTTAGCAATGAATCGGTGTTAATATAAACAACTGCACCTTCACCTGCCACCGATTTTACTTTTTTAGAATCTGCTGACGAATTAGAAAAATGAAGTACATAAAGAATACCAACTGCTACAATTAGTACCGCATTTAAAACAATAGATAAATTTTTCATAGGTATTTTAAGATTTAATTATTCAAGATTATTTTCCGATCAGTTGAAATTTTGGAATCAGAAT is a genomic window containing:
- a CDS encoding septum formation initiator family protein produces the protein MNQKKAQIIILRIVRNKYVITFLIFYFWLFFFDQHSVWERKGNEDTIESLEKEKAYFIEKIETDKNRIHELKTNRKNLEKFAREQYLMKKKGEDIFIMIEEE
- the bioB gene encoding biotin synthase BioB, whose product is MSDIRNNWTHEEVKEIYDLPLLDLVNKAANLHRKYHDSTKMNMNTLISVRTGACSQDCRYCAQSARYNTHVKPVKLSLEQVLEEAKIAKENGVKRVCLSSAGRDGNRDDRFNEMAEMITEVKKLGLEVCCTMGMINKEKAAKLADLGITAVNHNIDTSERHYPNITTTRTYSERLETLANLQEAGISYCSGGILGMGETDEDRIEMLRTLSNQENHPYNVPLNSLVPVEGTPFFGKETIGIFEMVRAVATARILMPKAVIAFAAGRTHYSQEGQALCFLAGANSIFFGDKLLTVKNMTVNEDQHLLDTIGMIPTRYQELTTLEE
- the pruA gene encoding L-glutamate gamma-semialdehyde dehydrogenase, giving the protein MPKGIYNVPAVTNEPILSYAPGSPERAELQATIKKMRSEVIDVPMYIGGEEVRTGNLFAMTPPHDHQHVLGHYHQGEKKHIQMAIDAALAAKPAWEAMAWEHRASIFLKAAELISGPYRQKLNAATMLGQSKNAFQAEIDSACEIADFLRFNVQYMTDIYKQQPISSKGIWNRVEQRPLEGFVFALTPFNFTAIAGNLPTAPAMMGNCIVWKPSKTAVYSAKVLMEIFMKAGVPAGVINLVYVSGPAASEVLFNSPDFAGIHFTGSTGVFQDIWKNIGENIHKFKSYPRIVGETGGKDYIFMHPTAPAKEVATAITRGAFEYQGQKCSAASRAYIPASKYEEVMAFVKEDLKKIKMGGTEDFTNFVNAVIDEASFNKLSSAIDAAKASPDAEIVAGGTYDKSVGYFIAPTIIRALKHDYITMEEELFGPILTIFVYEDDKVDETLDILDKGSMYALTGAIFADCRYAIEKLVKRLTHTAGNFYINDKPTGAVVGQQPFGGGRGSGTNDKAGSMINLLRWVSPRTIKETFVSATDYMYPNFLED
- a CDS encoding OmpH family outer membrane protein → MKNLSIVLNAVLIVAVGILYVLHFSNSSADSKKVKSVAGEGAVVYINTDSLLTNYNFSRDLNEEFLKKQEDSRTDFNFKAQKLEKEAGEFQRKVQNGGFLSRERAEEAQRVLIGKQQNLQQLDRELSNQLMGEQQANSKRLFDSVTNYLKEYNAAHNYSLILSTTKGGNVLLSQDGLDITAEIITGLNSRYKPAAK
- a CDS encoding DUF5103 domain-containing protein; protein product: MPKNFVISISIVFLIIPKILFAYNSEPETVYFNKIKKKSIHTVQMHPANWELTEPIIELNGDNQLLFSFDDIAENIQDYSYKIIHCTSDWHNSGLSEFDFIDGFTQNQIQDYEHSFTTNVGFVHYSLKIPNNDIQLKLSGNYILEIYEDFDPEKVIIRQRFMLLDSKVEIKGDVKHPIAIDLRETHQEVDFSILHPGFTIDNPYSDLQVVLTQNSRLDGSEKNLKPVFIRKNELVFDYEMENVFQGGNEFRNFDLKSLRYQSRYIKEITKENEQTHVLLTDGNIRHFKPYIYEQDLNGRFLIDVQERDEPSTEADYCYVTFCLPFDNEIKHGNLYVYGGFCNWTCSDKNKMEYDFDTGSYRKTIFLKQGYYNYQYALLENGKNTPDLSYIEGSHWETENNYMIYVYYHDIALNYDMLIGYKTINSTSKF
- a CDS encoding glycosyltransferase family 2 protein, whose protein sequence is MAFADNYLKKQRLYPDYIKDIASEQLNIIVTIPCFYEPDLIPGLEALWNCERPDCNAEVIVIVNSGELAGKEILAQNEKTIADATNWMADHQDEKLKFYLIHQPNLPKKFAGVGLARKIAMDEAVSRFNKIDKPNGIITGFDADSGCDANYFVEIEKMFKKHPKANGANIFYEHPLEGTEFDQPIYDAIAQYELYLRYYMLAMRYAGHPHAFHTVGSSFAVTAKAYIMQGGMNRRQAGEDFYFLQKIIALGKFYEIKTTRVIPSPRESDRVPFGTGKAISTFMEKGIIDYKTYNYSAFKDVKKFFDRADDFFGVDYDTYLNKLIVDLPGPVRSYLKEDNFFEALEEINRNCSSVESFRKKFFGAFNAFKVLKYLNNVHEQFIDEESIVVCAKQLLIDLGIETKGIYSAKELLEIYREYEKNHE
- a CDS encoding Na(+)-translocating NADH-quinone reductase subunit A, coding for MSEVKKIKKGLDIKLAGKAEKVLEKADRSETYAIKPSNFPGLTPKLKVKVDAEIKAGDSLFFDKYCPEINFASPVSGKVIAVNRGERRKILEVVIQADAEIQYQEFKKADPNVLSREEIKEELLKSGLWAFIRQRPYDVIAKPEDTPKAIFVSAFDTAPLAADIDFLLGNEAEAFQAGLDALVKLTDGKLYLNTNPDLNQSKTFSEAKNVEVRQFTGVHPAGNVGVQIHHISPMNKGEVAWVIRPQEVVFIGRLFLKGIYDVSRKIALCGSEVKTPCYFETILGTSVRNILKGKLKDDEKIRVISGNVLTGSQISEDGFLDFYDSQITVIPEGDKFEFLGWALPGLQKFSMSKTFFSWLTPNKEYRLDANLHGEHRAFVMTGEYDKVLPMDVLPQQLVKSIMIEDIDQMEQLGIYEVAPEDLALCEFVCTSKINVQDLVRKGIDLMIKEMS
- the nhaC gene encoding Na+/H+ antiporter NhaC, with translation MNEKNKTISLWESLIPIILLIILLSVNAIVFGDGAIEGANQFSLLMVAAVGGLIALRHGKNWDDLQKGIVESISTAMPSMLILLLIGSLAGTWMISGVVPAMIYYGLEFLNPKLFLMLSVVICAIVSVVTGSSWSTIATIGVALLGVGNAMEYNNAIVAGAIISGAYFGDKISPLSDTTNLASAMAEVDLFVHIRYMMYTTIPSIIITLLIFLAIGFNKQGEINPESIREVQIAIKETFTITPWLFLVPILLFVIISKKVPALPAIFTGTLIGGVFAIIFQPQIIQQISGSSSYIQACYHTVMQSIFTDISIPVQNKNIQDLLSTGGMAGMLNTIWLILTAMVFSGVLETAGILHKITETMLKAVSSTGSLVTTTVASCGFLNLTASDQYISIVVTGRMFSESYKDQHLKPEVLSRTLEDAGTVTSVLVPWNTCGAAQAGALGVATVAFAPFCFFNIISPIMTIAVAYLNIKIRKTTDPAVESVQI